A genomic stretch from Aliivibrio salmonicida LFI1238 includes:
- a CDS encoding replication initiation protein → MNNLSVTKSNNLVDASYKLNVQAQKLILACLGKIDSRAEIPNEITITAIEYGDLMGISNARRDLYKAADHLFDAVITLKDNNEEIKLRWVQKSVLKKKGEGSVTITWSDDVLKYISVLKNRFTTYKLRHISELKSGHSIRLYELLMRFNSTGARIISIADFKSALGVSDKYPQFKELTRRVINPAIDELNKSSDLIVQYESLKKGKTVTALAFSFTQKD, encoded by the coding sequence ATGAATAATCTCTCAGTAACCAAATCAAATAATCTTGTAGATGCGAGTTATAAATTAAATGTTCAAGCACAAAAACTTATTTTAGCCTGCTTAGGGAAAATAGATTCTAGAGCTGAAATTCCTAACGAAATTACTATTACCGCAATAGAATATGGTGATTTAATGGGTATTAGTAATGCGCGGAGAGATCTATATAAAGCGGCGGATCATCTCTTTGATGCGGTAATAACATTAAAAGATAATAACGAAGAAATAAAGTTAAGATGGGTTCAAAAAAGTGTACTAAAAAAGAAAGGTGAGGGTTCTGTTACTATTACATGGTCTGATGATGTTTTAAAATATATTAGCGTACTTAAAAATAGATTTACTACATACAAATTGCGGCATATATCCGAATTGAAATCAGGACATTCCATTCGACTGTATGAGTTATTAATGCGATTTAATTCTACTGGGGCTAGAATTATTTCTATTGCTGATTTTAAATCGGCATTAGGTGTTAGTGATAAATACCCTCAATTTAAAGAATTAACACGTAGGGTTATCAACCCAGCTATTGATGAATTAAATAAAAGTAGTGATCTTATCGTTCAATATGAATCCCTTAAAAAGGGTAAAACAGTAACTGCTTTAGCATTCTCGTTTACACAAAAGGATTAA
- a CDS encoding acyltransferase family protein: MIKNNFDILRIVLALIVMLFHIGGLANIPVLTFFPGGLAVKCFFVISGFLITKSYLKNNGIKTYIKSRFMRVYPLYFVVIITSFLIGLVITSYDYHTYLVESLRYLASNLVFLNFLQPTLPGVFTDIGNHSAVNGSLWTIKVEVMFYISIPIIYGFFTKFFSKEKLTILIFILSVSCFYVLSYIINEYGLNKSVNNQLPSLMSYFMVGAYLSFVGLNSKYIKGLLLPSLLGIYSSIELFMPLSVGILTAYLAFYTPQIKVDKKVGDLSYGIYIWHFPVIQLYLYLGLFSSPLLGVFMVTLTVGALAYISWHYLENRIIHRY; the protein is encoded by the coding sequence ATGATAAAAAATAATTTTGATATATTAAGGATTGTTCTAGCATTAATTGTGATGCTTTTTCATATTGGCGGGTTGGCAAACATACCTGTTTTGACGTTTTTTCCAGGAGGTTTGGCTGTTAAGTGCTTCTTTGTAATAAGTGGTTTTTTGATCACAAAGAGTTATTTAAAAAATAATGGTATAAAAACTTATATAAAATCTAGGTTTATGAGGGTCTATCCATTATATTTTGTGGTTATTATCACTTCATTTTTGATTGGCTTAGTAATTACATCTTACGATTATCATACTTACTTGGTGGAGTCGTTGAGATACTTAGCTTCTAACCTTGTTTTTTTAAACTTCCTTCAACCCACATTACCAGGTGTTTTTACTGATATAGGCAACCATAGTGCTGTTAATGGATCGCTTTGGACAATCAAAGTTGAAGTTATGTTTTATATATCTATACCAATTATTTATGGTTTTTTCACAAAGTTCTTTTCAAAAGAAAAACTAACGATTTTAATTTTTATACTGTCTGTTTCTTGCTTTTATGTCTTATCGTACATTATTAACGAATATGGTTTGAACAAATCTGTTAACAATCAACTACCATCACTCATGTCTTATTTTATGGTAGGGGCATACTTAAGTTTTGTTGGTTTAAATTCCAAGTATATCAAAGGCTTACTCCTGCCTTCCCTCCTGGGTATATACTCTAGTATAGAATTATTTATGCCACTGTCAGTTGGGATCTTGACTGCTTATCTTGCTTTCTATACACCGCAAATTAAAGTTGATAAAAAGGTGGGAGATTTATCATATGGCATTTATATTTGGCATTTTCCAGTAATTCAGCTTTATCTATACTTAGGGTTGTTCTCTTCTCCGCTATTGGGTGTATTTATGGTTACTTTAACTGTTGGAGCTTTAGCTTATATAAGCTGGCATTACTTAGAAAATAGGATTATTCATCGTTATTGA